The genomic region GACACTGGTTACGGTATCGCTTCATTCGGCTGGGAAAACGATACGGCACTAGATAAAGTTGACGGCGCAGGTGATAACACTTACGAGTTTGGTGCTTCTGCGGGCGATGCTTCTGATGCATTCAACGTAGTTAAGTTCCAAGGTGCAACAAGTGGTATCGCTTACGGCATCTCTTACTTTGAAACGAAAGACTCACGTAATGATGAGAAATTCGATAAAGGTGTGAACGGTTACGTTGGTCTAGAGCAAGAAGTATTCAACCTATACGCTGGTTACGAAAACCGTAACTACGAAGATGATTTCGAAGTATACACAGTAACTGGTAACGTGAAATTTGGTGCTCTTAAGCTAGGTGTAAACTCTTGGATTGAAGAGAGTGATTCAGCTAAAAATACAGGTTACTACCTGTCTGGTGGTTACACGCTATCTGAAGACCTAACAATTGCAGCTGGTTATGCATCTAGCAACAATGAACTTGATGGCCAAGCGGATGTAGACGCTTCTTACATCAACGTCGCCGCTATGTACCGTATTGCTGACAATGCTGATATGGGCATCGATATTAAGCAAGATATCGAAGGCTCGCGTATTGGTTCAACAGGTATGCAATACGACGAAGAAACACACGTATTCGCAGCAGCTTACTACTACTTCTAAGAGTAGTATCGAGGCTTAGGCGCGCTGAGAGCCTAAGCTTTTAAAACTCAAATATTGAAACTGAACGTTATGGTGTAATTGCTGCCCGGTCTTTACACCATATTCTCTTCTTTGCGCAGCTTAAGCATCCACTGTTCGACATGTGGTATGCCACTCAAGCGTTACGAGTGGGTTATTATCTGGAGAAACAAAATGGTTAAGAGCATAACTGGCAAGGGTGTCATTTATGGCAATGAGACTCTGTTTATGTGCAAGCCTAATCGAAATGGATTGTTCGAATTGGCACGTAAACATGGAAGAGCTGCTGGTACTCGCCCACAAGACTCACAAAACAAAGTCTACGCAGAATCTTTGGATGAAGCATGGAACTTACTGCAAACTGAAAAGTTTTATATTGTTTTGACGGGACAAGTATATGGTATTCACAGAAAGTCTTTGAGAAGCGTTGAATCGGTTGATATTGAAT from Vibrio gigantis harbors:
- a CDS encoding porin family protein, which produces MKKTLVALAIASISTSAFAVNTSSQNSQNEEMFAFDSMHKDQFSVAGSFGVGGYYDTGSKAFYDDWATGLTLAVSYRNKRFVGYFETDMMLNYTTDDNVAGNDAATSGWVNGIDTGPATDVDKAWLGFDTGYGIASFGWENDTALDKVDGAGDNTYEFGASAGDASDAFNVVKFQGATSGIAYGISYFETKDSRNDEKFDKGVNGYVGLEQEVFNLYAGYENRNYEDDFEVYTVTGNVKFGALKLGVNSWIEESDSAKNTGYYLSGGYTLSEDLTIAAGYASSNNELDGQADVDASYINVAAMYRIADNADMGIDIKQDIEGSRIGSTGMQYDEETHVFAAAYYYF